The segment TGTGACGCATTCGGTCGAGTCTCGGGTTTGCGTCGCAGCGCTTACtcactcacgcacacgcaccactCACTCGTCTCTCGGTTGGAGGTGTTACTCGTTAGGCCACCGCCAGCTATTCTCCTCCCCTAGGCATAAACCGGTACACCCTGCCAtttctatttttttttccctttcattTCATCTGGCACTTCCGTGCTCACGGGAACatttccctcctctcactcATTTTCGCCGACTGCGCTTTCCTTGGacaccccccacacccccacctGCCAAGATGTTTATGAAGTTGTTCAAGAAAAAGGATAAAaaggacaaggaggaggagaagaagcccGAGTTAACACCTCCCgtggaggaaaagagcggaAGCACCCCTGAGCCGCCGCAGGAGAAGCTGACCAAAGACGACTTCGAGACCCTCGACGTGCTCGGAAAGGGCTCCTTCGCCTATGTGGTGCTGTGCCGTCGCCTGTCCACGAACAAGTACTACGCCATGAAGGTGATCAACAAGCAGGGCTTGCTGGACCACAAGCGCGTTCAGGATGTCTTTACGGAGCGCAACGTGCTGACTCGCCTGAACCACCCCTACCTACTGAAGCTGTACTGGACTTTTCAGTCCGAGCACAAGCTGTTCTTCGTCATGGACTACATGCCTGGCGGTGACCTCGACAAGTACATGAACACCGTCCCCAAAAAGCAGCTTGATgcaacgacggcgcagctgtACGGCGCCGAGATTCTGTTGGCCATCATGTGCCTGCACGAGCACAGCGTTATCTATCGAGACCTGAAGCCAGAGAACATTCTGCTGGATGCTGAGGGTCACTGCGCTCTTGCAGACTTCGGCCTGTCTAAGGATTTCCACAAGGACGGTCAAGACGTGTCGGACAAGGACCTTCGCGCGAACTCGTTCGTTGGGTCGCCGTTCTACGTGGCGCCTGATGTACTGCGCCAACGCGAGTACACCAGCGCGGTGGACTTCTGGTCTTTCGGCATTCTCCTGTACCGCATGCTCTGCGGCCGCACTCCCTTCAACGGGCGCAGCATGACAGAGGTGTTCGACAACATCTTGTACTCAgacctctctttccccagTGGCGTGACGATACCGCCGGAGGCCAAGGACCTGATCAGCCGCTTGCTGATGAAGGACCCCAACCGCCGCATCAAAGGTCCTGAAGTGAAGCTGCACCCGTACTGGAACGGGATCAACTTTGAGGAGGTGATGCAACGCAAGAttccaccgccacgctgGACCCCGCTCCAGTCAgtggaggagatgctggcTGCCCGCAAGAACGTCGTCGCTGGAACCTCGGCCTCTTTGAAGAATCCTCACCAGGTCGTAAATACGCCAGCGCAGAGCTCACAGCTCAACGCaggtcagcagcagctgtttGGCGGCTTCTCCTGCACGGCGGACAGTCACCTGCACAACAGCTGACGCGGCCGGTGCCTGCAcgtatgtgtgcgcgcggcgagctgcagcaccaaaAGACGGACATACGAGGAGAATCAACGagacttttttttttactcgactacgcctctcttctcgtctTAGCGtttttggtggtggtgcctcCCCAACCCCCGcactcctcttccctcccttttttccctttcactTTGTCTTCTGGAGAAGGTGGACATCATGTACTTTACAACTCAGGCAACTGCACACCCCCAGGCACCAACGCATAATAGCACAAGCGGTGTCGTCGCGGACATGCAGGGTGTGGAGGGCAGCGCCAAGTTGTCTTTACATCTCTGAggacgcgtgtgcgtgagggTGATGGTACTACCAACAACTCCTTTAATGGCCTACTCACGCCAGCGAGGGCTTTTGAATAgacacacccccacacctccacactccccacaccccccacacccacatagCAGCGAACCTTTAGTACACGCTCAAACACTTGTGAAAGGAAGCGAGGGTCCGTTCTTTAGCCGTGCGCCGACATTATTTTTCTCTCGTACGCGCACCTTACCCCTTCCTCCAACACATCCCTGACTTCAACCGCCTCAATTtcccctcgccctcccttttcctctttccattctctctctctctctccctccctctccctctctcttggtTAGACTGTCGCCGCTTcactttttctcctttgttcGCTCTATACCTGCTGTCGTAATGGTATTGCTCTCTGGAGTATAGCAGCCCATTTCCTTCCTGATCTTTTACTCACTGCTATCAGCACTCTTCTCGCTACAGCGTAGCCCATGTGGGTCTGTCTGTCCTCCCACGTGTAGGCCCTACTGCAAACAATatgctccctctctcgttgctCCCAGTGCTGACGAAGTCGACGTGCACGTAGCACGCAGTTATTTTCCCGCTCTCCCCTCACACTCCTGggcgtgaagagagagagagagacgcgatAGTGCACCGTTGGCTCTGGCACTTTTGTACTTTtctcctcgctcttctcttgctgATTtatcacccctcccctcccctcccctccttgtGCTTCTCACCGGTCCAGTTACCCTCCATACCTCGTCAAAGCTCTGTTTGCCTTTCCTTCTCGTTTCCGTGGCGTGGCGTTTCCCCTTTCGTTGTCTGCCCAGGCGCATCGGAGGAGTACCTTTTTCTGCTCTGTTGAGCTGGTTCCTCGTgcgcttttctctttcctctcaaGTACTCGCATACATGCAcatcttccctctctctgtctccatTTCCTAGTCGTGCTTGCCATTGCATTCCTCAGCGTGGGACTATGTAGGGGACGAGCAGGTTCCGGTGCGTTGTTTtgcatgcgtgtgcctgtTTCTATTGGTGCGAGGCTCGATAGCAGTTTTGCCACCAAGGCTCGCTGCGCTAGTTCGTCCGCTTGCCTGCTAACTTcacttcccccttttttatcgtctttcctctctttcccttttcacTGCCGTCAGAAGTGGCATTTTTCACGCCCTATCTCTGCTGAttcctgcctctctttgtttaCCCTTATCACCTTCATACTCAGCAATACCGCCATGCGTGGGTCACTGGGCGGGTGTGGCATCCAACCGTATATACATATATAGGGTTGGATGCCACTGCCTTGCCACTGGGATGTACGCGTGTGTCGCGGGTAGACATGTGCACAAGGCGGagtgtgggggtgggtggggggggggcagagtgggTACACGACCAGATGCGGTGCTCATGGGGGCGCCGCAACGACGGCACACTTGATTGCAAACAGAGGCCGCTCTCTCACGCTTGCTTTCTTGCCTTTGTGAGTTGGAGTGTTTCTCCGAATTGTATGGTTATTGACGGCCATGCGTTCTCTCGGTGTGTGAGTGCTGTTGttatgtctgtgtgtctatGATGTTGGGTGGCGAAGGAGCGTGCAGCAGGGCTTGTCTGcctccgtgcgtgtgcgatTCCCCACTCTATGGTGTGCGTATATACTCGAGTGTTTGTCCGCTTTTTTCATCTTTCGCATGCACGTGTGTTCGGGGAGTTTGTCTATGTGGAGGGGTACCTGCGTTTTAAGCAGCaacacagaaagagaagaattCGTTTCGGTTTCTGTTTTGGGAGAATTTCCCTCGACGTTGAGGGTGGATGGTGCGGCGTTCTGTCATGCACGCATGGCTTTCTCTGAGTGCCCACGTATGCACATTTCTGTGCGCGTAGTTGCATATGTGTGCATgcatctctctttctctgtatgtgtgtgtgtgtgaagggcAGAGCCGAAGCAGCTCTCCGATGTAGCGTACATCGACAGCCACGCACCCAGACTGCCCACCCGTGGACGCTGTTACCACCGGCCCCGTTGAGAATTGCAGATTTTTTGCTAAAAAACAGCCACGTTCTACCCTTCAACGCGGCGTAGTCTTTCAGTAGTGTGTGGAGTGTCAGTTAATGGGTAGCAGagtcttctcttttccaccTTCTCTGTTACCTTTCTGTTGGTTGTTTTGTGCACCTCAGCTCAGGGTGTTTCACAtgttcccccttctcctctccccgcaCCATCGGCCGCGTATCTTATCTTCCCCGCCGGCTCCCCTAAGCACCACCTTCCTCTTACATTCCTTCactgcctcttctttccctccttcccttgtTTTAATAAATACTAACATGCCTATcaccctcttttctcctcgCTTCTCTCACACCCGTACACTTACATGCACACCCTCTGGCCTCTCTTTTATACCTCTTGCGAACACGTGCCCACATGCACACGGGTCGACGCTGATGCAGAAGTGGAAGCGACGGCGCCTCACCCTCGTCTTTAATGGGTCGTGGTGCACATCGGTCCAACGCACTCCCCCACTGTGGGCGTCCAGGACGTCGTTCAGCACACTCTAAGCGGTGCCCACGCCCGTGCCCCCACCTGCGTCCTCATTGCCCCACGAACTCGAGTAGAATTGCCACCGAAAATCAAAGATGACCTCTGGCGCCGACGGTGCGTGTCACGCCTTTCGCTATGGTGGCCCAGCGGCCGTCGTTGATCCGCTTCTATCGTTTCTCTTTGATCTGAGGCGCATGGAGGACACCGTCTTATCCACGCTCGAGCACCTCGGGGTCCAGCGCCACAACCTGCCTCGTCCTTTCGGGGGCGGCTCATCTGCGTCCCCGCCGCAAGCCCCAGCCACCATCGGCAAcgacggtgcggcagcaCTTCCCAGTgcaccgtcgctgccgatgccAGTGACCGACCCTATCGACTCCGATGCACACGAGGTTGTTGCAAGCCGCTCCGCTGCGCCCGATTCGAGTGTGGGAGGCGTGACACACCAGTTGTTGAGCTGGCTAGACGCCCAGTCGTCTGCCCCTCGGTCTTCTTCAGCTCTATCGCTGCGGCTCCTGAGGCTCTTCGTGACGGCTGCGGAGGCGGGAGCAGACGTCTTCGTGCGCGACGTGGCCACGCGTGAGGACTCCCACGTCGGACAAGCCTTCAAGAGGACCAGACCCGACAAGGGCGCGGCGCCAACAGAACCGAATGAAGACGCCGTTGTGCATGGTACTGACAGCACAGTGCTCCACGTTGGCTCTCTCACGGCCGCTGATATCCACACAGCGGTGCAGGAATGGCGCGGGTACGAGAAGTTTCTCAAACGCGGTGTGGCGGAGATGAAGGCGACATTGGCGGCTGTgaccgcagcgcagccaggTAACTCATACAGCTGTCATGCAAAGTGGGTCGAGCATACCCGTAGTGATGCCAAGGTGACGTCCGTGGTGCCGGGCAGCGCTGTGCTCAAGAGAAATTATGAGGAGCTGATCAGCCTCAACGACGCACTGGCCACTTGCCAGGCAGCGGTGCATACCGCCTACGTCGTACTGGAAGACAACCTAGATGTCTTCTTAGAGGAAGCACAGGCGGTGGACCGACAGGAGCGGCTCTTTCAGCATCACCTCTCAGCTGCTCGCAGCGAGTGCGCTGCGTTGCATGCCTTACGCTGCCACATCAAGCGCGCTCGCAAAGCTCTTGGGCGGTGTATCTACGGTCTACCCAGTACGACTAACATGCAGCCTCGCTAGAGCGTAAAAAGGACCCATGCacatctgtgtgtgtgtggggtgggtgcGCTGGCGGCTGCTGATCACTGCGGAAGAGGGGCTGTTAGTTCtggatggagggagggaggagcagTGGGTGCTGCATACCATTGTGAAAGGaacttctctctttgccgcTGCTTTGTAAGCCAcccgcctccctccactGTACCTCAGAGATGATCAAATACTTGCGGTTATcctcgttttcctcttctccaccttaGCGTTGCCTCAACGACTCACGATGCGGCTTCTGTGGAGCCAATGCACACGAGTATGTGCCTCAGCACCCCTAGTGAACCAAGCTCTGATCACGCTGGCGGTGAGTCACAGGGTTGCGTGTGAATTAGCGCTAGGGAAAAGCAAAAATGTACTGCAGCTTCGccactctttctctcctccctggTGACGAGAG is part of the Leishmania braziliensis MHOM/BR/75/M2904 complete genome, chromosome 25 genome and harbors:
- a CDS encoding putative serine/threonine-protein kinase, with amino-acid sequence MFMKLFKKKDKKDKEEEKKPELTPPVEEKSGSTPEPPQEKLTKDDFETLDVLGKGSFAYVVLCRRLSTNKYYAMKVINKQGLLDHKRVQDVFTERNVLTRLNHPYLLKLYWTFQSEHKLFFVMDYMPGGDLDKYMNTVPKKQLDATTAQLYGAEILLAIMCLHEHSVIYRDLKPENILLDAEGHCALADFGLSKDFHKDGQDVSDKDLRANSFVGSPFYVAPDVLRQREYTSAVDFWSFGILLYRMLCGRTPFNGRSMTEVFDNILYSDLSFPSGVTIPPEAKDLISRLLMKDPNRRIKGPEVKLHPYWNGINFEEVMQRKIPPPRWTPLQSVEEMLAARKNVVAGTSASLKNPHQVVNTPAQSSQLNAGQQQLFGGFSCTADSHLHNS